CTTGTGTCAGACCTCTATCTTCGATGATCTTTCGAAGACGAATCATGAGGTCAGCGCGAATTCGCAGGTTCTCCGCCTCCTGCTGAGGGAAACCCAGGTCCTCGAACACATTGCCCGTCGACCTGCGTCGCGCGTCTGCCGGGAAGGCACGGAGATCCTCGAGCGAGGATCCCGTCAAGACGAACGGTTTGTCCTTCACTGCCGCTTCGTATACACCTATTTGTAGGCTCCTGCAAGGATCTGCGCGTGGGAGAAATACTTGCCGCGACACCGGGAACGTTATCGAAGACATTCCCGAGACGTCAGAGAATGTCGCGTGACGAACTGCGCACCTTGACCACCGCTGCCGCCTCGGGCATGCTCGCTCCTCGAAGTCCTGGAATGGAGCTCGAAACGCCATGAACGACACCGAGACGCGAGCGGATTGGCAACCCATTTTGCGGGGCCCGACACTTCATGCCACGCCCCTCCGCGAAGATGATTTCGACGCCCTGTTCGCAGCGGCGTCGGATCCGGACATTTGGGCGCAGCATCCGGTAGATCGATACACGCGGCCCTTGTTCACGCTTTTCTTCAAGACTGGCATCGAATCCGGGGGCGCGCTGGTCGTGCGGGACAATGCGACCGGCGCCGTCATCGGTTCCTCCCGCTATGTCAATCACGACCCCGTACAAAGGCGCGTGGAAATCGGATACACCTTTTTGACACGCGCTCACTGGGGCAATGGCAGCAATCGGGAACTCAAGCAGCTCATGGTCGAACATGCATTTCGTTTCGTGGACGTCGTGGAATTCGTCGTCGGGGTGACCAACTTCAGGTCGCGAGCCGCCATGGAAAAACTCGGCGCCAAACTCGTCCGAACCATTCGGGAAGTCGAGCCCGAGGGGGACCTGCGCGAATCCGTCGTTTATGAGATAGCCAAGTAGAAATGGGTGACCGCGCCAAGAGCCTCGTCTTCATCGCACCCATTTCGCATCGGCTGCCGTAACATGATTACGCGCCACGGCGGCTCGACGGAGGACCGAAAGCACGCCTCGCGGATCCGCCCCGCAGAGCCCCGAAGCCCAGGCCGGGTTTGCTTCGACAACCCCCCAACCTCGACCCACCATGTGTCCGACATCCACGACGACGGCGGGAGGCAACTCGACATCCGGATCGGCAAGCAGTGCCGTCATCGATTGCGTGGCTGCATCGATTTCGTCTTCGCTTGCCGTCCAATCGCCACCGGCGTCTCGTGCGATTGCACCACCGCGAATGTACGGCGAAAATGCAGCAATGGACCGTTCGACGACGAAAAACCGGAATTCGATGTCGAATACCACGGGCTCACTCACGAGCACGGGCAAATCTCGATCGATCATCGGATCCGGATCGATGGCCGCGCCTCGTTCGTACACACGCGCCGGGAAACACTTCTCGTCCGTGGGCTTGACGAAAACGCGCTCGGACAACTGCACGGCTTCCTCGAGCGTCATCAGTCGAATGTCGCGCAGGCGATATCGAGCCGGCAGGCGAGGGAGCCAATCGGAGGTGGGTTCGAGGAGAGCAATGCCAAGATCTGCGGCGATGGCATCCGCCAAGAGCGTTTCCCCGTAAAAGACGGGTTCGCGCGTGGCAAGACCTTCGGGGCATTGAAACGAATGCAGCCGCTCGACATCCCAGCCGGAGGCAAGCGCGGCAGCGAACAGCGCATTCGAATCGGAACTGTAGCGGTGTGAAAGGACGAGGGTAGGCATGGGATTGGTCACGTTTCGAGGGTTATGCCGAAGTTCACGCAGGAAGCGCGAAAGACGTAGCACAACACCGAGCGGGCGTTGATTGGCAAACGACGGGCCGACGCGACACGATTGGCGCCAGAAGTCAGTTATCTGGCGTTTGGGGTCGCTGTAAATCCGAACGCGCTGTTTCATCATGGCATGCATCATGTCAAGAGACACCATTACCAATCAGCCCATTCGGTCGTTCCCTTCTCACCGCACGCTTCGTTTCCAAGGGGCCCCCATCGATGCTCGGGCTATCCGGCACCGCCCGCCGCGCGCCGTTACGAGCGAGGAAGGGGAGGTCCTCACGCTGCTCACCCGTACGCTGCGCGAGCTGATGCAGCAGAGCGATCTCGAGGCCGGGGATATCCTCCTTCGCTGCGATCAATACGAGGCGAGCGCGCTTGGCGAATACGTTCCCGAGGTTGGCTGCGACCCGATCGCCATCACGCTCCGCGCATGCGCAACCAGGAAGGGCCGCAGCGACCCGCACTGGCAGACCGCGGTACGAGCCGCAGTCCGAGCCGCCTCTGCATCGAGCGACACGATCGATCTCGGCGGGCTCGCACGGACGTGCGATGCACTTCGGGTCACGCTAATCCGGAATGAGCACGTTGACACGGCGGACCGCCATACGCTCTCACGCGCGCAGGAGCTCGGCCTCCTATCAGGTGCGGCGGGACTCGCTCGTTACCGCGCAAGCCGCTTCTCCGAGCTGACCGCAACCGCCTACCCAAACGCCTCGGCCGACGTACTTCAGATCGCCAACGATTGGCACTATTGGTTGTGGAGCTTCGACGATCGCACCGATGTCCGCGGTGGTGATCTGGCCACCGATCTCGCACGGCACGAGCGCGTCGTCTCGTCCCTGCTCGAGCTCCTTGCCGGGCGCGATGTGTCGACGACGGCGGAGGCGACCGATCCCAATGTGCGCTTCCTCGCACTGATCCTCGCCGAATTGCAGGCCGTTGCACCGGCCGGTTGCGTGGATCGCTTCCGCGGGGCCGTCCGCGAGTATCTGCTGCGCGGTTCGTTACCGGGCGCACGCAACTGGGCAACCGACCACACCCCGGATCCTGAAACTTTTCTGGCTCAGCGGATCCACGAGGGCGCCTACAATACCGTCCTGCCGTTCATCGAGCTCGCGGTTGGCAGCGCGACGGAGGACGATGTCGTAACGAGCGCCGAGGCCCGCCGCGCGGCCCTGCTTTCCAATCTGATCGTCGTGGTCAGCAATGATATTTTTTCATACGAGAAGGAAGTTCAGCAGGAGGGGAACCCGAACAATTTGCTGCATGCGGTCATGACGCACGAGCACCGGAGCTTGCGCGGCGGTTATTTGCGCGCTGTCGCCCTCGTCGAGGAGTGGACCGGGGAGCTTTTGGCCATCGATGCGCGCGCCGAGGGAGCCCTGCGACGGTACATTCGCGGCAGCTACACGTGGATCGTGGCCAGCTACCACTGGCATTTCCTCACGGGGCGCTATGCCTCCAAGACGTCGCCCTTCACGGAGCTGCGCCGATCCTAGGAAAAGAATGGGGTGAGCTCGCCTCGACCCGATCAGCAATCCCCATATCATTCGATTCGGAAACGATCCTTTGGTCGGTTTTTACGACTATGATTGCCGGAAAATTTCTGGCATGCTCGGCTCGTGGGGTCGGGAGAGCCGTACATCATTGCGTCGATCACGCAGGGCCTCATCCTTGGCGGGATGCGCGTGGGGCTGGATCCGCGCGATATGCTGAAGCACGCGGGGCTCGATGTGGACGTGCTCGAAGACGGCGATGCGCTCGTGCACTTCGAACGCCAGATCGAAGTCTCGCGCATGTTATTTATGCATCAGCCGAAATTCAATACGTGTTTGCGCGTGGGTAAGCATTTCGTGCCCAGGCGCTATGGTGTCATCGGTAACATGTTGCAGCATGGTACCACCTTCGGACAGGCCTTGGTCGACTTCGGCAAGTTTCAGCATTTGGCTACCAATTTCATCGTGCGGCACATATCGCACGTGCCGGAAGGAATGCGGATAACGGTCCAAACGCATCCGATGGTCGAAAAACATCAGCGCTATTGGGGCCCATCCGGGATGCACGAGACGTCACTGGCGTCATCCGTCGCGCTCGGACGGCAACTCACCGGAAAGCACATCAAGCCTCTTCGCGTGTCATTTCGACACATACCGATTGGGGATCGAGACGAGCACGAAGAATTTTTCGGCGTGCCTGTCAACTTCGGTTCGCTCGTCGATGAGATCGTTTTCGACCAGGAGACGCTCGATACGCCGCTGCTTCATACGAACCACGTCATGTACCGTCGAGCGCTCGACTTGGTTCTTGCGAAAGTCGACCCGACCGCAAACTTGCGACCGACAGGCGCCACGGTGCGGCAGCGTTTGATGCACACGCTCCACGATGGCATTCCCAAGATATCTGCGGTGGCGCGCAGCATGGGCATGTCGACGCGTACGCTTCAGCGCCGGCTGGTGAGCGAGGGGACGAGCTTCGAGGGCGTGCTCGAGCAAATTCGGCGCGAGATGGTGCTGAACTATGTCGTCGATGCATCGGTATCAACCTATGAGATTGCGGGGCTCGTCGGGTTTGGGGAGCCGAGTCCATTTTTTCGGGCGTTCCGACGCTGGTTCGGGTGCACGCCGAAAGAATGGCGTCGTAAACACGGGATCGCCTGATTGATGACCAAAGGCAAAGGCGCTGCGTTGCACCTCGCCCACAATCGACATGGATTTCTCCCCGAACGTTGGCATTTCAATTCAGCCTTTCGGCTCGATCATCGAGAATCGCAAGAGGTGCGCGCGGGCCAGGTCGAATCGCGTGCAGCCCGTCGAATGGCCTGAGCGATTCGGGCAGGATTGGCGCGAGCGGGCTTTTCCGCACGAGGACCACCTTCGCGCAAGAGAGCGCCGCTGGGGCAGCTCTCGTTGCCATTTGCGAAGATGCGTCGAGTGTGAGAGCCGATGCCCTGCGCCGAAGTCATTGCGTGCGCAGGTAAGTGAACCCGCGTCAGGGGCAGCTCGGCGAACGGCAGATTCGGTTTCGTGTTTTCCGCGTCAATGATGAACGCGTGATTCTTGAAAGAGAACCGCCGCGGGTGGATCCGCAGCATCGGGCTCGAGCTGGACGTTCGCAGGACGGAGGCGATGCTGTAGGCGTGGCCGTGCGGAATATCGCGCTCGCTCGCTGGCTGACGAGGCGGCTGCAGCCGCGTTGATCGTGGAGCCAGTCCTCTTGGAGGGGATGATGGCCCCTCTTTTCATCCACCCACCACCGGCATACGGTGAGGCTCCGCTGTCGCCGAGGAGTCAGCTCGAGGTGCCCCGCGTGGGTGCAGGCGGCGGCAAAGGCGTCGCTTCGATCTTTTCGATCAGCTTTCGGGCGTCATCGGCACCATGCAAGTAGATGGCTTCCTGCTGCCACGCACGAAGGATCGCTCGATCCGAGAATGCCGCGAGATGCTGTCGAAAGGCGACGTCCAGCGTTCCGAGCCACCGTATCAATACTTGGGTAATCGTTTCCGTGTACGCGCGTACTTCACCGCGCGCTTCACCCGCCAGCTCACCTTCGGCAAAGATGCTCTTGTACAACGTGCTTTCCATGAGTCGCCTCTTCTGAAGATAGGCCCGAAGCAGATGCACGGCAACATCTTCCGCTTCAGCAACGAACCACAACACCGCAAGATGATCGGCCCGCTCGCTCGATGTTCGGTCCGTGCGAGCTTCGATCGCGTCACGAGCCTTCTCGACGGCCGCGCCTGTCGCTCCGTCCCGGGTAAGTGCCACGAGCGGCCAAAGCGCAGGCGGCGCACGTGCCAGAAAATCCTGCCACCCCATGGCTCGCAAATTGATCCGTACGTACGTCGAACAGCAACCCGTGCCGTAGTTCAAAGAAAGTTTTTCCGTCAGCGTCCCGTCGCAATCGCCGTACAAGTCCCAAACGTGAGACTCCACGAGGCATTCTTCTCGACGATATAGGCGGATCTGAGCTTCGGCGACATCGACGGCCAGGTCCTTGGTGCCTGATGCCGTCGATGAAACTCGACGTGCGCAACCATTTTGTTTGCCATGCCGATATACGAGGTAACTACCATCGACGTCGCGCCCGCGCGCGAGGAAGCGCACTTTCGCTCGGTGCCACGATCACCACCGCATCGTCGCCAAACCCGAAACGCAGAAAATCCGCCGGCTCTTGATGAAGAAGGTATTTGAGCGAATGATCAAAGGAGTCCATACGTTTGTCTCGACTTGCCCGGAGGTAGCGCAGACAAACGCCACGGTCAAACGCATGGCGGAAAAAACGACATGCTCGTCGTGAAGCACGAGATGCATGCGGTACATGCATCCGGTCACGGACCAGCTTGGAGACGGCGTATACACAGCCGAGCGGCGTGACCGAAATGCTGGTGACGAAGGCGGTAGCGAGCCGAAACCTAGCTGATACGGTAAGCTTTCCTTCCACAATTAGATTCACCGAAACGGCGTCTTGACGGCCGCTCCTCGAGCCGTCCAGCCTCGCACAGAGCTCACGGGAAAGTGGTTGGCACCTTGTCGTCAAGCGAAAAACCAGCCGCTAGAGCGGGAGCCGTAAAAATGTTCGACCAAATCCCCGACCCTTTCCCCCCGCCATCATCACCGCTCGGGTTGCTCGTGCTCGTGCCGAGTAGGCATGACGGCAACGCTGGGAAGGGTTCTCCGATTCGTCCACGCAAAGCATCAGCGCGACGAAGGTAGACTTGCGTGGTCGCGAATTCGCGGTGTCCAACGCGTTCCATGATCGTCGTGACCGGATCGCCACGCATTGCCATCCACGTGCAAGCCGTGCTCCTGCAATCATGCATCCGGATCGGTATGTGCTGGTCATCGTCAAGGAATAGATCCGCTCGCGTGATACCAGCGATTTGCAAGTAATGGCGAAATCGAGCGGCAAGGATTGCGCTCGACATACGCGGGAAAACTCGCCCGTCGTCTTGGCGTTCGGCATGCATTACGCGAAGCAAGGGCAATAGCTCAGGCTCTATCGCGAACAGTCGCACCCTACCGGCCTTCGTCGACTTTTCTTGCTTTCGTTCCTGGTCAAACCCGCGCGCGATCCGGATCGTCCCGTGCTCCAAATCGATATCTGTCCAGCGAAGGACAAGGATTTCGGCCGCTCGCGAGTAGAGGTAAATCGCTATCGCGTAGAGACGTCGTGCATCCTGGGGCACTTGCTCGCACGTCATGAGGCGCAAGAATTCGTTTGGCCATAAAAACGCCTTGGCCTTTTCCTCGCCTGCATCGGGGGGCGCTACGTCGTGCGTCGGGTTGTCCTTCCGAACGCGTAACGCAAGGTTTTTCGACGTGCACGCCTGAGCGAATAGAGCGTGGATCAAATTCCACGATCGACGCGCGCTACGCCATGCCCATTCACCGCGCGCGGTTTTATTGTCGAAATGCTGGACGAGTTTTTCTATGTCCTCGCGGGTAACGTCTGCGATCAGCTTTTCTCCGATATGGGGGCAAACGTGTTTTTCGAGAAAACGCTGATCGCCCTGTACCGCGGCAAGCCCGCGACGGTCTCGATCCTCGTAATACCTCACGACGTAATGCGCGAACGTTTCGCCCTTCGGAATGGGGGCGATATTCGCTTTTTCGTTTTTCTGCGCTTCGAGTTTGGCGCGGGCTAGCTCGGGGTTTTCCGCGTAAAACGCAGCGTTCTCTCTTGCTTTCGCTTCGGACAATCCCGGCGGAAGGTGGATCCGCTCGCGCTTTCCGTCGAGCTGAACGCGCGCAACGAAATGATCCCCTTCGCGGATGACGTTGCCTGTAGCTTTACGCGGCATGACGAATCACCTCCGCGCAAGCTGCAAAAATGACGCTGGATCTTGGCCAAAATACGACTATGGAAGGGCTCACGGTAGAACCTCGCTCAGTACGGGGTTTTGCCTAGCCGTCCGTGGAGTTGTGCAAGCTCCATGGGCGGCGCCTTTTCAGGCTCACCACCCAACGGATCACGCTTTCCCCGCGGCGTCAAGTCTTTTGCGCGAGGGCCGAACGCACACGACCCTTGCGCGAGATCCGCTACTTGCCCCGTCGAGAGGGCAAAGCTCCCTTCATCGAAAGCTCGTGAAGCTCGGCCGGTGACAAGTCGTTCAAGTCGACCGGGGGCGCGACTACGGGCGCACGGGGGGCGCGTGGCTTGGCGCCTTGCTGGCGTTCCATGTACGCGTGGACGTCGCTTGCGAGGGCTCGAATTCGCTTGCCCACTTTGAACGAAGGGAACGCACGTTCCTTGGCGAGACGCAAGAATGCCGTTTTGCCCATGGGCGCATCTTTCGCGTCGTAGTAGCGCGGTCCTTCGCTCCCCTTGGCGTGCTTTGCAAGCTCGTCGCGCATGACCGAGACGAGAGCTTTGGCAAGCGGACGAAGGGCATCTTCCAAGGGGTCATTCGTGGCCATGGTCGGTCCCCTTCGATGCGTCGGAAGTGTCGACGGGCGCGAGCTTGCGACGAGCACAAGCTTCGTCATAGTCCGTGACCATTTGCGTCCATGTCCGCTCGGCAAGCTCGATGCGTTCTCGTTTGCGTGCGTGAACCGTTTTGCCGTCCAGGTACTTTTGGACGGTGCGTGGTTCGACGTCGGCGATTCCCGCCAGGATGTG
The window above is part of the Polyangiaceae bacterium genome. Proteins encoded here:
- a CDS encoding XRE family transcriptional regulator yields the protein MSSITFPVSRQVFLPRADPCRSLQIGVYEAAVKDKPFVLTGSSLEDLRAFPADARRRSTGNVFEDLGFPQQEAENLRIRADLMIRLRKIIEDRGLTQAAAATLLGVTQPRISDLVHGKIERFSVDTLISMLGRAGLVVKVTATNRRRVA
- a CDS encoding GNAT family N-acetyltransferase produces the protein MNDTETRADWQPILRGPTLHATPLREDDFDALFAAASDPDIWAQHPVDRYTRPLFTLFFKTGIESGGALVVRDNATGAVIGSSRYVNHDPVQRRVEIGYTFLTRAHWGNGSNRELKQLMVEHAFRFVDVVEFVVGVTNFRSRAAMEKLGAKLVRTIREVEPEGDLRESVVYEIAK
- a CDS encoding ATP-grasp domain-containing protein — encoded protein: MPTLVLSHRYSSDSNALFAAALASGWDVERLHSFQCPEGLATREPVFYGETLLADAIAADLGIALLEPTSDWLPRLPARYRLRDIRLMTLEEAVQLSERVFVKPTDEKCFPARVYERGAAIDPDPMIDRDLPVLVSEPVVFDIEFRFFVVERSIAAFSPYIRGGAIARDAGGDWTASEDEIDAATQSMTALLADPDVELPPAVVVDVGHMVGRGWGVVEANPAWASGLCGADPRGVLSVLRRAAVARNHVTAADAKWVR
- a CDS encoding AraC family transcriptional regulator, which encodes MGSGEPYIIASITQGLILGGMRVGLDPRDMLKHAGLDVDVLEDGDALVHFERQIEVSRMLFMHQPKFNTCLRVGKHFVPRRYGVIGNMLQHGTTFGQALVDFGKFQHLATNFIVRHISHVPEGMRITVQTHPMVEKHQRYWGPSGMHETSLASSVALGRQLTGKHIKPLRVSFRHIPIGDRDEHEEFFGVPVNFGSLVDEIVFDQETLDTPLLHTNHVMYRRALDLVLAKVDPTANLRPTGATVRQRLMHTLHDGIPKISAVARSMGMSTRTLQRRLVSEGTSFEGVLEQIRREMVLNYVVDASVSTYEIAGLVGFGEPSPFFRAFRRWFGCTPKEWRRKHGIA
- a CDS encoding tyrosine-type recombinase/integrase; the protein is MPRKATGNVIREGDHFVARVQLDGKRERIHLPPGLSEAKARENAAFYAENPELARAKLEAQKNEKANIAPIPKGETFAHYVVRYYEDRDRRGLAAVQGDQRFLEKHVCPHIGEKLIADVTREDIEKLVQHFDNKTARGEWAWRSARRSWNLIHALFAQACTSKNLALRVRKDNPTHDVAPPDAGEEKAKAFLWPNEFLRLMTCEQVPQDARRLYAIAIYLYSRAAEILVLRWTDIDLEHGTIRIARGFDQERKQEKSTKAGRVRLFAIEPELLPLLRVMHAERQDDGRVFPRMSSAILAARFRHYLQIAGITRADLFLDDDQHIPIRMHDCRSTACTWMAMRGDPVTTIMERVGHREFATTQVYLRRADALRGRIGEPFPALPSCLLGTSTSNPSGDDGGGKGSGIWSNIFTAPALAAGFSLDDKVPTTFP
- a CDS encoding helix-turn-helix domain-containing protein, with protein sequence MATNDPLEDALRPLAKALVSVMRDELAKHAKGSEGPRYYDAKDAPMGKTAFLRLAKERAFPSFKVGKRIRALASDVHAYMERQQGAKPRAPRAPVVAPPVDLNDLSPAELHELSMKGALPSRRGK